In one Ictalurus punctatus breed USDA103 chromosome 19, Coco_2.0, whole genome shotgun sequence genomic region, the following are encoded:
- the LOC128628724 gene encoding NACHT, LRR and PYD domains-containing protein 12-like: protein MKKFECLNGVIINLGNQTLLNEIYTELYITEGDSGELNTEHEVRQIEAASRRTTTEETPIKCNDIFKPLFEQDEPIRTVLTKGVAVIGKTVSVQKFILDWAEGKANQDIHLIFPLPFRELNLMKDQKLSLMELLHVCFNETKETEMSSLEKVLFIFDGLDECRFPLDFQNTVRVCDVTESASVHVLLINLIKGNLLPSALIWITSRPAAADQIPSECVHRVTEVRGFNDPQKEEYFRKRISDQSLVNNIITHLKSLRSLYIMCHIPVFCWISATVLERMLGEAESGEIPKTLTQMYTHFLIIQTNIIGEKYSKKQESDEEMLLKLGQLAFQQLNKGNLIFYEEDLRECGIDVREAAVYSGVCTQIFREEFGLHQSKVYCFVHLSIQEHLAALYVHLTFMMENRNVLNQNHFSEWWMKEMTISDVHYSAVDQALESQSGHLDLFLRFLLGLSLKSNQKLLHAFVPQTGSNSQSKEETVQYIKKKINEDLPTEKSINLFHCLNELGDNSLVEEMQHYLKSGKQSKLSSSQWSALVFVLLTSAQELEEFDLNKYFSTDKITETVLLKMMPVIVASRKAVIRCDSLGVRSWSDLVSALSSETTNLRELHLTVKTLDLTGNTLDLYGNELGDSELKSLCAGLENPHCKVETLRLYNCGVSHEGCAAVTSALRSNPSHLRELHLSYNNVGDSGVKSLSAVLENPLCKLETLRLECCGVSDESCAALTSALRSNPSHLRELNLTSNKLGDSGVKSLSAVLQNPLCKLEILRLSGCGVSNEGCAALTSALRSNPSHLRELNLSCNNVGDSGVKSLSAVLENPHWKLEILRLSDCGVSDEGCAALISALKSNPSHVRQLDLSLNNVGGSGVKLLSALKDDKHYKLQTLRVG, encoded by the exons ATGAAGAAGTTTGAGTGTTTGAATGGAGTGATAATAAACCTGGGAAACCAAACActcctgaatgagatctacacagagctctacatcacagagggagacagtggAGAACTCAATAcagaacatgaggtgagacagatcgaggcagcatccaggagaacaacaacagaggaaacaccaaTCAAATGCAATGACATCTTTAAACCCTTATTTGAACAAGACGAAcccatcagaactgtgctgacAAAGGGAGTCGCTGTCAtcggaaaaacagtctctgtgcagaagttcattctggactgggctgaagggaaagcaaatcaggacatccacctcatatttccacttcctttcagagagctgaatctgatgaaggaccagaaactgagtctgatggagctccttcatgtctgttttaatgaaacaaaagaaacagaaatgtccagtttggaaaaggttctgttcatttttgacgGATTGGACGAGTGTCGTTTTCCTCTAGATTTCCAGaacacagtgagagtgtgtgatgtaactgaatcagcatcagtgcatgtgctgctgataaacctgatcaaggggaatctgcttccctctgctctcatctggatcacctctcgaccagcagcagctgatcaaatcccctctgagtgtgtccatcgagtcacagaggtacgagggttcaatgacccacagaaggaggagtacttcaggaagagaatcagtgatcagagcctggtcaataacatcatcacacacctgaagtcattaagaagtctctacatcatgtgccacatcccagtcttctgctggatttcagccactgttctagagagaatgttgggtgaagcagagagtggagagatccccaagactctgactcaaatgtacacacacttcctcatcatTCAGACAAACATCATAGGAGAAAAGTACTCAAAGAAGcaggagagtgatgaagaaaTGCTTCTTAAACTGGGACAACTGGCGTTTCAGCAGCTGAACAAAGggaacctgatcttctatgaggaagacctgagagagtgtggcatagatgtgagagaagcagcagtgtactcaggtgtgtgtacgcagatcttcagagaggagtttgggcttcaccagagtaaagtgTACTGCTTTGTTCATCTGAGCATTCAGGAGCACCTCGCAGCTCTGTATGTGCACCTGACATTCATGATGGAAAACAGAAATGttcttaatcagaatcacttctcTGAATGGTGGATGAAAGAAATGACAATCTCAGATGTACACTATAGTGCTGTAGATCAGGCTTTAGAAAGTCAGAGTGGACATCTGGATCTTTTCCTTCGCtttcttctgggtctctcactgaaGTCCAATCAGAAACTCTTACATGCATTTGTACCACAGACAGGAAGTAACTCCCAGAGCAAAGAGGAAACAGTTCAATACATTAAGAAGAAGATCAATGAAGATCTTCctacagagaaatccatcaatctgttccactgtctgaatgaactgggtGATAATTCTCTAGTGGAGGAAATGCAACACTAcctgaaatctggaaaacaaagtaaactctcttcttcacagtggtctgctctggtgtttgtgttactgacatCAGCACAGGAGCTGGAAGAATTTGAcctgaataaatatttcagtacaGATAAGATAACAGAAACTGTTCTTCTGAAGATGATGCCTGTGATTGTAGCATCCAGAAAAGCAGT tatCAGGTGTGATTCACTTGGAGTGAGAAGTTGGTCAGATCTGGTCTCAGCACTCAGCTCAGAAACCACCAATCTGAGAGAACTGCATCTGACTGTGAAAACACTGGATCTGACTGGGAATACACTGGATCTGTATGGGAATGAACTAGGAGACTCAGAATTGAAGAGTCTCtgtgctggactggagaatcctcactgtaaagtggagacactgag GTTGTATAATTGTGGTGTCTCacatgaaggctgtgctgctgtcacctcagctctgagatcaaacccctcacacctgagagaactgcatCTGTCCTATAATaatgtaggagactcaggagtgaagagtctctctgctgtactggagaatcctctctgtaaactggagacactgag GTTGGAGTgttgtggtgtctcagatgaaagctgtgctgctctgacttcagctctgagatcaaacccctcacacctgagagaactgaatctgacCTCTAataaactaggagactcaggagtgaagagtctctctgctgtactgcagaatcctctctgtaaactggagatactgag GTTGAGTGGTTGTGGTGTCTCaaatgaaggctgtgctgctctgacttcagctctgagatcaaacccctcacacctgagagaactgaatctgtcctgtaataatgtaggagactcaggagtgaagagtctctctgctgtactggagaatcctcactggaaactggagatactgag gttgAGTGATTGTGGTGtatcagatgaaggctgtgctgctctgattTCAGCTCTGaaatcaaacccctcacacgtGAGACAACTGGATCTGTCCCTTAATAATGTAGGAGgctcaggagtgaagctgctctctgctcttAAGGAtgataaacattacaaactacaGACACTGAG GGTGGGTTGA